Proteins from a genomic interval of Stigmatopora nigra isolate UIUO_SnigA chromosome 19, RoL_Snig_1.1, whole genome shotgun sequence:
- the LOC144212851 gene encoding cullin-5 isoform X1: protein MATLLKNKGSLQFEDKWDLMRPIVLKLLRQESVTKQQWFDLFSDVHAVCLWDDKGPAKIHQALKEDILDFIKQAQARVLSHQDDTALLKAYIVEWRKFFTQCDILPKPFCQLEITLMGKQGSNKKSNVEDSIVRKLMLDTWNESIFSNIKNRLQDSAMKLVHAERLGEAFDSQLVIGVRESYVNLCLNPDDKLQIYRDNFEKAYMDSTERFYRTQAPAYLQQNGVQNYMKYADSKLREEEKRALRYLETRRDCNSVQALMECCVNALVTSFKETILAECPGMIKRNVTESEEDPRDGKPTGGSAPVPHSPPPPLFFFCAAELYLMFSLMDKVPGGIEPMLKDLEEHIMSAGLADMVASAETITSDSEKYVEQLLTLFNRFSRLVKEAFRDDPRFLTARDKAYKAVVNDATIFKLELPSKQKGVGLKTQPESKCPELLANYCDMLLRKTPLSKKLTSEEIEAKLKEVLLVLKYVQNKDVFMRYHKAHLTRRLILDISADSEIEENMVEWLREVGMPADYVNKLARMFQDIKVSEDLNQSFKETHQHNKLALPADSVNIKILNAGAWSRSSEKVFVSLPTELEDLIPEVEDFYKKNHSGRKLHWHHLMSNGIITFKNEVGQYDLEVTTFQLAVLFAWNQRPRERISFENLKLATELPDAELRRTLWSLVAFPKLKRQVLSYEPAVSSPKDFAEGTLFYVNQEFSLIKNSKVQKRGKINLIGRLQLTTERMREEENEGIVQLRILRTQEAIIQIMKMRKRINNAQLQTELVEILKNMFLPQKKMIKEQIEWLIDHKYIKRDEGDINTFIYMA from the exons ATGGCGACGCTACTAAAG AATAAAGGCTCCCTTCAGTTCGAGGACAAATGGGACCTGATGCGTCCCATCGTACTAAAGCTCTTACGGCAGGAGTCGGTCACCAAGCAACAGTGGTTCGACCTTTTCTC AGACGTCCACGCCGTCTGCCTGTGGGATGACAAAGGTCCGGCTAAGATCCACCAGGCCCTGAAGGAGGACATTCTCGACTTTATCAAACAAGCACAAGCG CGGGTGCTCAGCCACCAGGACGACACGGCGCTGCTGAAGGCCTACATCGTGGAGTGGAGAAAGTTCTTCACGCAGTGCGACATTCTCCCCAAGCCTTTCTGCCAGCTGGAGATCACCTTGATGGGCAAGCAGGGCAGCAACAAAAAGTCCAACGTGGAGGACAGCATCGTGCGCAAG CTGATGCTGGACACGTGGAACGAGTCCATCTTCTCCAACATCAAAAACCGCTTGCAAGACAGCGCCATGAAGCTGGTCCACGCCGAGCGTCTGGGCGAGGCCTTCGATTCGCAATTGGTCATAGGAGTGCGGGAGTCTTACG TCAATTTATGCCTGAATCCCGACGACAAGCTGCAGATCTACAGGGACAACTTTGAAAAGGCCTACATGGACTCCACCGAACGCTTCTACAGAACGCAGGCTCCCGCCTACCTCCAACAAAACGGCGTCCAGAACTACATGAAATAC GCCGATTCCAAGCTGAGGGAAGAGGAAAAACGCGCCCTCCGCTACCTGGAGACGAGACGCGACTGCAACTCCGTCCAAGCG TTGATGGAGTGCTGCGTCAACGCCCTGGTGACGTCGTTCAAGGAGACCATCCTGGCCGAGTGCCCGGGCATGATCAAGAGGAACGTGACGGAGAGTGAGGAGGACCCGAGGGACGGGAAGCCGACGGGAGGCTCGGCGCCGGTCCCTCATtccccgcccccccccctcttttttttttgcgccgcAGAATTGTACCTGATGTTCTCGCTGATGGACAAAGTTCCCGGCGGCATCGAGCCCATGCTCAAGGACCTGGAGGAGCACATCATGAGCGCCGGCCTGGCCGACATGGTGGCCTCGGCCGAGACCATCACCTCC GACTCGGAAAAGTACGTGGAGCAGCTGCTCACCTTGTTCAACCGCTTCAGCCGGCTGGTCAAAGAAGCCTTCCGGGACGACCCTCGCTTCCTGACCGCCAGGGACAAA GCCTACAAAGCCGTCGTCAACGACGCCACCATATTCAAGTTGGAGCTCCCCAGCAAACAGAAAGG CGTGGGCTTGAAAACGCAACCCGAGTCCAAGTGTCCGGAGCTGTTGGCCAACTACTGCGACATGCTGCTGCGCAAAACTCCGCTCAGCAAAAAGCTGACGTCCGAGGAGATCGAGGCCAAGCTCAAGGAAGTG CTGTTGGTTCTGAAGTACGTCCAAAACAAAGACGTCTTCATGCGCTACCACAAGGCCCACCTGACGCGCCGCCTCATCCTAGACATCTCGGCGGACAGCGAGATCGAGGAGAACATGGTGGAGTGGCTGCGG gAAGTGGGCATGCCGGCGGACTACGTCAACAAGCTAGCCCGGATGTTTCAGGACATCAAAGTGTCGGAAGACCTCAACCAGTCCTTCAAAGAAACGCATCAACACAACAAGCTGGCCCTGCCAG CCGACTCGGTCAACATCAAGATCCTGAACGCCGGCGCGTGGTCGCGGAGCAGCGAAAAGGTCTTTGTGTCGCTGCCCACCGAGCTGGAGGACCTGATCCCGGAGGTGGAGGACTTTTACAAGAAGAACCACAGCGGCCGCAAGCTGCACTGGCACCACCTCATGTCCAACGGCATC ATCACCTTCAAGAACGAGGTGGGCCAGTACGACCTGGAGGTGACCACCTTCCAGCTGGCCGTGCTCTTTGCCTGGAACCAGAGGCCCAGGGAGAGGATCAGCTTCGAGAACCTCAAGCTGGCCACCGAACTGCCCGACGCCGAGCTGCGACGCACTCTCTGG TCCCTGGTGGCCTTCCCCAAGCTCAAGCGGCAGGTGCTGTCGTACGAGCCGGCGGTGTCGTCGCCCAAAGACTTTGCCGAAGGAACCTTATTCTACGTCAATCAAGAGTTCTCTCTCAT AAAAAATTCCAAAGTTCAGAAGCGGGGAAAGATCAACCTGATCGGCCGACTGCAGCTGACTACGGAGCGCATGCgagaagaggagaacgagggcaTCGTCCAGCTCAGGATACTGAGAACGCAG GAGGCCATCATCCAAATCATGAAGATGAGGAAGCGCATCAACAACGCCCAGCTGCAGACGGAGCTGGTGGAGATCCTAAAGAACATGTTTTTACCCCAAAAGAAGATGATCAAGGAGCAGATCGAATGGCTCATCGACCACAAGTACATCAAGCGGGACGAGGGCGACATCAACACCTTCATCTACATGGCGTAG
- the LOC144212851 gene encoding cullin-5 isoform X3 encodes MATLLKNKGSLQFEDKWDLMRPIVLKLLRQESVTKQQWFDLFSDVHAVCLWDDKGPAKIHQALKEDILDFIKQAQARVLSHQDDTALLKAYIVEWRKFFTQCDILPKPFCQLEITLMGKQGSNKKSNVEDSIVRKLMLDTWNESIFSNIKNRLQDSAMKLVHAERLGEAFDSQLVIGVRESYVNLCLNPDDKLQIYRDNFEKAYMDSTERFYRTQAPAYLQQNGVQNYMKYADSKLREEEKRALRYLETRRDCNSVQALMECCVNALVTSFKETILAECPGMIKRNVTEKLYLMFSLMDKVPGGIEPMLKDLEEHIMSAGLADMVASAETITSDSEKYVEQLLTLFNRFSRLVKEAFRDDPRFLTARDKAYKAVVNDATIFKLELPSKQKGVGLKTQPESKCPELLANYCDMLLRKTPLSKKLTSEEIEAKLKEVLLVLKYVQNKDVFMRYHKAHLTRRLILDISADSEIEENMVEWLREVGMPADYVNKLARMFQDIKVSEDLNQSFKETHQHNKLALPADSVNIKILNAGAWSRSSEKVFVSLPTELEDLIPEVEDFYKKNHSGRKLHWHHLMSNGIITFKNEVGQYDLEVTTFQLAVLFAWNQRPRERISFENLKLATELPDAELRRTLWSLVAFPKLKRQVLSYEPAVSSPKDFAEGTLFYVNQEFSLIKNSKVQKRGKINLIGRLQLTTERMREEENEGIVQLRILRTQEAIIQIMKMRKRINNAQLQTELVEILKNMFLPQKKMIKEQIEWLIDHKYIKRDEGDINTFIYMA; translated from the exons ATGGCGACGCTACTAAAG AATAAAGGCTCCCTTCAGTTCGAGGACAAATGGGACCTGATGCGTCCCATCGTACTAAAGCTCTTACGGCAGGAGTCGGTCACCAAGCAACAGTGGTTCGACCTTTTCTC AGACGTCCACGCCGTCTGCCTGTGGGATGACAAAGGTCCGGCTAAGATCCACCAGGCCCTGAAGGAGGACATTCTCGACTTTATCAAACAAGCACAAGCG CGGGTGCTCAGCCACCAGGACGACACGGCGCTGCTGAAGGCCTACATCGTGGAGTGGAGAAAGTTCTTCACGCAGTGCGACATTCTCCCCAAGCCTTTCTGCCAGCTGGAGATCACCTTGATGGGCAAGCAGGGCAGCAACAAAAAGTCCAACGTGGAGGACAGCATCGTGCGCAAG CTGATGCTGGACACGTGGAACGAGTCCATCTTCTCCAACATCAAAAACCGCTTGCAAGACAGCGCCATGAAGCTGGTCCACGCCGAGCGTCTGGGCGAGGCCTTCGATTCGCAATTGGTCATAGGAGTGCGGGAGTCTTACG TCAATTTATGCCTGAATCCCGACGACAAGCTGCAGATCTACAGGGACAACTTTGAAAAGGCCTACATGGACTCCACCGAACGCTTCTACAGAACGCAGGCTCCCGCCTACCTCCAACAAAACGGCGTCCAGAACTACATGAAATAC GCCGATTCCAAGCTGAGGGAAGAGGAAAAACGCGCCCTCCGCTACCTGGAGACGAGACGCGACTGCAACTCCGTCCAAGCG TTGATGGAGTGCTGCGTCAACGCCCTGGTGACGTCGTTCAAGGAGACCATCCTGGCCGAGTGCCCGGGCATGATCAAGAGGAACGTGACGGAGA AATTGTACCTGATGTTCTCGCTGATGGACAAAGTTCCCGGCGGCATCGAGCCCATGCTCAAGGACCTGGAGGAGCACATCATGAGCGCCGGCCTGGCCGACATGGTGGCCTCGGCCGAGACCATCACCTCC GACTCGGAAAAGTACGTGGAGCAGCTGCTCACCTTGTTCAACCGCTTCAGCCGGCTGGTCAAAGAAGCCTTCCGGGACGACCCTCGCTTCCTGACCGCCAGGGACAAA GCCTACAAAGCCGTCGTCAACGACGCCACCATATTCAAGTTGGAGCTCCCCAGCAAACAGAAAGG CGTGGGCTTGAAAACGCAACCCGAGTCCAAGTGTCCGGAGCTGTTGGCCAACTACTGCGACATGCTGCTGCGCAAAACTCCGCTCAGCAAAAAGCTGACGTCCGAGGAGATCGAGGCCAAGCTCAAGGAAGTG CTGTTGGTTCTGAAGTACGTCCAAAACAAAGACGTCTTCATGCGCTACCACAAGGCCCACCTGACGCGCCGCCTCATCCTAGACATCTCGGCGGACAGCGAGATCGAGGAGAACATGGTGGAGTGGCTGCGG gAAGTGGGCATGCCGGCGGACTACGTCAACAAGCTAGCCCGGATGTTTCAGGACATCAAAGTGTCGGAAGACCTCAACCAGTCCTTCAAAGAAACGCATCAACACAACAAGCTGGCCCTGCCAG CCGACTCGGTCAACATCAAGATCCTGAACGCCGGCGCGTGGTCGCGGAGCAGCGAAAAGGTCTTTGTGTCGCTGCCCACCGAGCTGGAGGACCTGATCCCGGAGGTGGAGGACTTTTACAAGAAGAACCACAGCGGCCGCAAGCTGCACTGGCACCACCTCATGTCCAACGGCATC ATCACCTTCAAGAACGAGGTGGGCCAGTACGACCTGGAGGTGACCACCTTCCAGCTGGCCGTGCTCTTTGCCTGGAACCAGAGGCCCAGGGAGAGGATCAGCTTCGAGAACCTCAAGCTGGCCACCGAACTGCCCGACGCCGAGCTGCGACGCACTCTCTGG TCCCTGGTGGCCTTCCCCAAGCTCAAGCGGCAGGTGCTGTCGTACGAGCCGGCGGTGTCGTCGCCCAAAGACTTTGCCGAAGGAACCTTATTCTACGTCAATCAAGAGTTCTCTCTCAT AAAAAATTCCAAAGTTCAGAAGCGGGGAAAGATCAACCTGATCGGCCGACTGCAGCTGACTACGGAGCGCATGCgagaagaggagaacgagggcaTCGTCCAGCTCAGGATACTGAGAACGCAG GAGGCCATCATCCAAATCATGAAGATGAGGAAGCGCATCAACAACGCCCAGCTGCAGACGGAGCTGGTGGAGATCCTAAAGAACATGTTTTTACCCCAAAAGAAGATGATCAAGGAGCAGATCGAATGGCTCATCGACCACAAGTACATCAAGCGGGACGAGGGCGACATCAACACCTTCATCTACATGGCGTAG
- the LOC144212851 gene encoding cullin-5 isoform X2, protein MGPDASHRTKALTAGVGHQATVVRPFLVSGPRQRKRDGERGPPGASPALDLLSLRRDVHAVCLWDDKGPAKIHQALKEDILDFIKQAQARVLSHQDDTALLKAYIVEWRKFFTQCDILPKPFCQLEITLMGKQGSNKKSNVEDSIVRKLMLDTWNESIFSNIKNRLQDSAMKLVHAERLGEAFDSQLVIGVRESYVNLCLNPDDKLQIYRDNFEKAYMDSTERFYRTQAPAYLQQNGVQNYMKYADSKLREEEKRALRYLETRRDCNSVQALMECCVNALVTSFKETILAECPGMIKRNVTEKLYLMFSLMDKVPGGIEPMLKDLEEHIMSAGLADMVASAETITSDSEKYVEQLLTLFNRFSRLVKEAFRDDPRFLTARDKAYKAVVNDATIFKLELPSKQKGVGLKTQPESKCPELLANYCDMLLRKTPLSKKLTSEEIEAKLKEVLLVLKYVQNKDVFMRYHKAHLTRRLILDISADSEIEENMVEWLREVGMPADYVNKLARMFQDIKVSEDLNQSFKETHQHNKLALPADSVNIKILNAGAWSRSSEKVFVSLPTELEDLIPEVEDFYKKNHSGRKLHWHHLMSNGIITFKNEVGQYDLEVTTFQLAVLFAWNQRPRERISFENLKLATELPDAELRRTLWSLVAFPKLKRQVLSYEPAVSSPKDFAEGTLFYVNQEFSLIKNSKVQKRGKINLIGRLQLTTERMREEENEGIVQLRILRTQEAIIQIMKMRKRINNAQLQTELVEILKNMFLPQKKMIKEQIEWLIDHKYIKRDEGDINTFIYMA, encoded by the exons ATGGGACCTGATGCGTCCCATCGTACTAAAGCTCTTACGGCAGGAGTCGGTCACCAAGCAACAGTGGTTCGACCTTTTCTCGTGAGTGGCCCACGCCAGCGGAAGCGGGACGGCGAGCGGGGCCCGCCCGGCGCCAGCCCGGCGCTTGACCTTTTGTCTTTGCGCAGAGACGTCCACGCCGTCTGCCTGTGGGATGACAAAGGTCCGGCTAAGATCCACCAGGCCCTGAAGGAGGACATTCTCGACTTTATCAAACAAGCACAAGCG CGGGTGCTCAGCCACCAGGACGACACGGCGCTGCTGAAGGCCTACATCGTGGAGTGGAGAAAGTTCTTCACGCAGTGCGACATTCTCCCCAAGCCTTTCTGCCAGCTGGAGATCACCTTGATGGGCAAGCAGGGCAGCAACAAAAAGTCCAACGTGGAGGACAGCATCGTGCGCAAG CTGATGCTGGACACGTGGAACGAGTCCATCTTCTCCAACATCAAAAACCGCTTGCAAGACAGCGCCATGAAGCTGGTCCACGCCGAGCGTCTGGGCGAGGCCTTCGATTCGCAATTGGTCATAGGAGTGCGGGAGTCTTACG TCAATTTATGCCTGAATCCCGACGACAAGCTGCAGATCTACAGGGACAACTTTGAAAAGGCCTACATGGACTCCACCGAACGCTTCTACAGAACGCAGGCTCCCGCCTACCTCCAACAAAACGGCGTCCAGAACTACATGAAATAC GCCGATTCCAAGCTGAGGGAAGAGGAAAAACGCGCCCTCCGCTACCTGGAGACGAGACGCGACTGCAACTCCGTCCAAGCG TTGATGGAGTGCTGCGTCAACGCCCTGGTGACGTCGTTCAAGGAGACCATCCTGGCCGAGTGCCCGGGCATGATCAAGAGGAACGTGACGGAGA AATTGTACCTGATGTTCTCGCTGATGGACAAAGTTCCCGGCGGCATCGAGCCCATGCTCAAGGACCTGGAGGAGCACATCATGAGCGCCGGCCTGGCCGACATGGTGGCCTCGGCCGAGACCATCACCTCC GACTCGGAAAAGTACGTGGAGCAGCTGCTCACCTTGTTCAACCGCTTCAGCCGGCTGGTCAAAGAAGCCTTCCGGGACGACCCTCGCTTCCTGACCGCCAGGGACAAA GCCTACAAAGCCGTCGTCAACGACGCCACCATATTCAAGTTGGAGCTCCCCAGCAAACAGAAAGG CGTGGGCTTGAAAACGCAACCCGAGTCCAAGTGTCCGGAGCTGTTGGCCAACTACTGCGACATGCTGCTGCGCAAAACTCCGCTCAGCAAAAAGCTGACGTCCGAGGAGATCGAGGCCAAGCTCAAGGAAGTG CTGTTGGTTCTGAAGTACGTCCAAAACAAAGACGTCTTCATGCGCTACCACAAGGCCCACCTGACGCGCCGCCTCATCCTAGACATCTCGGCGGACAGCGAGATCGAGGAGAACATGGTGGAGTGGCTGCGG gAAGTGGGCATGCCGGCGGACTACGTCAACAAGCTAGCCCGGATGTTTCAGGACATCAAAGTGTCGGAAGACCTCAACCAGTCCTTCAAAGAAACGCATCAACACAACAAGCTGGCCCTGCCAG CCGACTCGGTCAACATCAAGATCCTGAACGCCGGCGCGTGGTCGCGGAGCAGCGAAAAGGTCTTTGTGTCGCTGCCCACCGAGCTGGAGGACCTGATCCCGGAGGTGGAGGACTTTTACAAGAAGAACCACAGCGGCCGCAAGCTGCACTGGCACCACCTCATGTCCAACGGCATC ATCACCTTCAAGAACGAGGTGGGCCAGTACGACCTGGAGGTGACCACCTTCCAGCTGGCCGTGCTCTTTGCCTGGAACCAGAGGCCCAGGGAGAGGATCAGCTTCGAGAACCTCAAGCTGGCCACCGAACTGCCCGACGCCGAGCTGCGACGCACTCTCTGG TCCCTGGTGGCCTTCCCCAAGCTCAAGCGGCAGGTGCTGTCGTACGAGCCGGCGGTGTCGTCGCCCAAAGACTTTGCCGAAGGAACCTTATTCTACGTCAATCAAGAGTTCTCTCTCAT AAAAAATTCCAAAGTTCAGAAGCGGGGAAAGATCAACCTGATCGGCCGACTGCAGCTGACTACGGAGCGCATGCgagaagaggagaacgagggcaTCGTCCAGCTCAGGATACTGAGAACGCAG GAGGCCATCATCCAAATCATGAAGATGAGGAAGCGCATCAACAACGCCCAGCTGCAGACGGAGCTGGTGGAGATCCTAAAGAACATGTTTTTACCCCAAAAGAAGATGATCAAGGAGCAGATCGAATGGCTCATCGACCACAAGTACATCAAGCGGGACGAGGGCGACATCAACACCTTCATCTACATGGCGTAG
- the LOC144212894 gene encoding uncharacterized protein LOC144212894 has product MSSREGREQPGRDLLASVHHPLLPCFRLRPSALPPSTQPPPPTQPPPQPPPPSPVQTELLCSDVAVTSPSQHQRGSGCFRDARIDKSSVVALRARKREAQAFSHGEGEGPPPSPSPSPSPSRAR; this is encoded by the exons ATGTCATCCAgagagggcagagagcagcccgGGCGAGATCTTCTGGCCAGTGTCCATCACcctctgctgccgtgcttccggc TCCGGCCTTCGGCTCTGCCGCCGTCAACacagccgccgccgccaacaCAGCCGCCGCCACAGCCGCCGCCACCCTCTCCCGTCCAGACCGAGTTGCTCTGCAGTGACGTCGCCGTGACGTCACCTTCACAACACCAGCGTGGAAGTGGCTGCTTTCGGGATGCAAG GATCGACAAATCTTCCGTCGTGGCCCTGAGAGCTCG CAAACGAGAAGCGCAGGCGTTCTCCCACGGCGAAGGCGAGGGCCCGCCGCCCTCGCCTTCGCCCTCGCCTTCGCCCTC GCGAGCACGGTAA